From Propionispora hippei DSM 15287, one genomic window encodes:
- a CDS encoding C40 family peptidase, whose protein sequence is MKKCLTILFAGLLFSSVAGVQAAPVSGYNQFVASLDSILEVSMPVADEQLIAARLPAQPNGQAARALAIAGNMLGQPVVWGGASPSQGFDCSGLVQYVYRQAGINLPRTADLQFLVGRTVSPAALQPGDLVYFTTYEPGASHVGIYIGDSKFIHTSFSKGVVAIGDMRDNYFVQRYYGAKRVL, encoded by the coding sequence ATGAAAAAATGCCTGACAATCCTATTTGCCGGATTGCTGTTTAGTAGTGTTGCCGGAGTTCAAGCCGCTCCGGTTTCTGGGTATAATCAGTTTGTAGCGTCTCTGGATTCTATCTTGGAGGTGTCGATGCCGGTAGCTGATGAACAGCTTATTGCAGCCCGGCTGCCGGCTCAGCCTAATGGACAGGCGGCCAGGGCCCTGGCGATCGCTGGCAATATGCTGGGGCAACCGGTAGTATGGGGTGGAGCTTCGCCATCCCAGGGCTTTGACTGTTCCGGTTTAGTTCAGTATGTATACCGGCAGGCTGGTATTAATCTGCCTCGCACTGCCGACCTGCAGTTTTTAGTTGGGCGGACGGTCTCGCCGGCAGCTCTGCAGCCAGGTGACCTCGTCTACTTTACTACTTATGAGCCGGGGGCATCTCATGTAGGGATCTATATCGGTGACAGTAAGTTTATTCACACATCTTTTTCTAAAGGCGTAGTGGCCATCGGAGACATGCGGGACAATTATTTCGTTCAACGGTATTACGGAGCCAAACGGGTTTTGTGA